The following proteins are encoded in a genomic region of Leptospira fainei serovar Hurstbridge str. BUT 6:
- a CDS encoding aldo/keto reductase produces the protein MGTMTFGSSCEEREAHRILDRAFDADIDFYDTAEVYPVPPEERYVHETERIFGKWLKTKKRESILIATKVCGPGHGWFSPPVRSGKTSLDKRNIKIAIEGSLRRLGTDYIDLYQTHWPDHDFGYEETLAALTELIDEGKVRYIGSSNETAWGTMKSLSVSEKNALARYESIQNNFSILNRRFEDALSDICRRETISLLPYSPLAGGVLTGKYNQPSPPENARFSRYAKLPTERQRRMANRFLNEGTLSSVSELSKIAEEAGISVAALSIAWSKQHDYVASTIIGANTVEQLEENLKAADLLLSDDVLKKIDEVSKKIPYPMG, from the coding sequence ATGGGAACTATGACATTCGGATCAAGTTGCGAAGAGCGGGAAGCCCATCGCATTTTAGATAGAGCCTTTGACGCGGATATCGACTTTTATGATACTGCGGAAGTCTATCCGGTTCCACCTGAGGAACGATACGTACATGAAACGGAACGAATTTTTGGAAAATGGCTAAAAACGAAAAAAAGGGAATCGATTCTGATCGCGACCAAAGTCTGCGGACCCGGTCACGGCTGGTTTTCACCACCTGTTCGCTCCGGCAAAACGTCCTTAGATAAACGAAATATTAAAATCGCGATCGAGGGTAGTCTTCGTAGATTAGGGACCGATTATATCGATTTATATCAAACTCACTGGCCCGACCACGATTTCGGATATGAAGAAACCTTAGCAGCTTTGACCGAATTAATCGACGAAGGTAAAGTTCGCTACATCGGTAGTAGCAACGAAACTGCCTGGGGAACTATGAAAAGCCTCTCGGTCTCCGAAAAGAATGCTTTGGCGAGATACGAATCGATACAGAATAATTTCAGCATTCTAAATCGACGCTTTGAGGACGCATTATCCGATATTTGCCGAAGGGAGACTATTAGCCTATTACCCTATTCTCCGTTAGCCGGCGGAGTATTAACCGGAAAATATAACCAACCGTCGCCGCCCGAAAACGCAAGATTTAGTCGTTATGCGAAGCTTCCCACCGAAAGACAGCGTCGAATGGCAAATCGATTCTTAAATGAAGGAACTCTTTCCTCGGTCTCCGAGTTGAGTAAAATCGCCGAAGAAGCGGGGATCAGTGTGGCGGCACTTTCGATAGCTTGGTCCAAACAACACGATTATGTGGCTTCCACGATCATAGGAGCAAATACGGTCGAGCAATTGGAAGAAAACCTAAAGGCGGCAGATTTACTGTTATCGGATGATGTATTAAAGAAAATTGATGAAGTTTCGAAGAAAATTCCGTATCCGATGGGCTAA
- a CDS encoding gamma-glutamyltransferase family protein, which translates to MKNLLQSIIYAVSIIVSVFSLVYIVNYHPTDVMKWQDPYHQDRPVAKGSTIMVASGHPFATKVALDILKKGGTAADAGVAALLVLNVTQGEEASFPGVAPLLYFNAQTGKVESYIGAGKAPAKATIEYFKSRGYKTVPTLKYSSQLIPASPDVIISLLKKYGTMSFSEISEPAVRIAEEGFPVHKILLRNVNMNFFKRLGFSILLPYNAQIYMHGRWWRPLHLNERFTRPDLAKTFRELAGAELAAKKEGKNRESSLEAVRDYFYKGPIAKKIVEAHEKQDGTMILEDFTSYAGGWEEPLTGTFGSYKIFANRTWNQGAVVPIVLQILDGIDLKSMGHNSPLYVHTVIQAIELAMADREKYFGDPEFTYVPIKGLLSKGYAESRRTLLRKFAFAKMPPHGNPFAFESTRLSTQGLDIEFKENYGKEYIAKTEYSIMTPNFWEKTGSGKFGRDTTYLSIIDSKGNSLSLTPSDFPQSPMIDGDLTLGIRMTQFRLDPLHPSSLIPGKRPTITPNASMVFKNGKFLMSLGTPGGDMQTQGIVQTFLNIVVFGMNPQEAVNAPRFRSLNWPDSFSPHTYSPGRIELEKDIYDKQASALRSIGYDVKGREKWEYDFGAPCVSMRDPNTGKLFGGADPRKESWAEGE; encoded by the coding sequence ATGAAGAATTTACTCCAATCAATAATATATGCGGTTTCTATTATAGTAAGCGTATTTTCGCTTGTTTACATCGTAAACTATCATCCCACCGATGTAATGAAATGGCAGGACCCTTATCACCAGGATCGTCCTGTCGCAAAAGGATCGACCATAATGGTAGCGAGCGGTCATCCGTTTGCGACCAAGGTTGCACTCGACATACTGAAAAAAGGTGGAACCGCAGCGGACGCAGGCGTCGCCGCGCTACTAGTTTTAAACGTAACCCAAGGAGAGGAGGCATCGTTTCCCGGGGTCGCACCCCTTTTATATTTCAATGCACAAACCGGAAAGGTAGAAAGCTACATAGGCGCCGGTAAGGCCCCGGCAAAAGCAACAATAGAATATTTTAAATCAAGAGGTTATAAAACCGTTCCAACGTTGAAATATTCTTCACAACTAATCCCCGCCTCCCCCGACGTAATCATATCGCTTTTAAAGAAATACGGAACTATGTCATTTTCCGAAATAAGCGAGCCCGCTGTCAGAATCGCCGAAGAAGGTTTCCCTGTTCATAAAATTTTATTACGAAACGTTAATATGAATTTCTTCAAAAGACTCGGTTTTTCGATATTACTACCCTATAATGCTCAAATCTACATGCACGGTAGATGGTGGAGACCGTTACACCTGAACGAGAGATTTACCCGTCCCGATTTAGCAAAAACATTTCGAGAACTAGCAGGTGCCGAGCTCGCAGCGAAGAAAGAAGGTAAGAATCGGGAATCCTCCTTGGAGGCGGTTCGCGACTATTTTTACAAAGGCCCTATCGCGAAAAAAATTGTGGAGGCTCATGAAAAACAGGACGGAACTATGATTTTAGAGGATTTCACCAGTTACGCAGGCGGTTGGGAGGAACCTCTAACGGGTACATTCGGATCTTATAAAATATTCGCCAATAGGACCTGGAACCAAGGTGCGGTAGTGCCCATCGTTCTTCAGATATTGGATGGCATCGATTTAAAATCGATGGGCCATAATTCCCCTCTATATGTTCATACCGTGATACAAGCGATCGAGCTGGCCATGGCCGATCGGGAAAAATATTTCGGAGACCCTGAATTTACGTATGTTCCAATCAAAGGATTGCTTAGTAAAGGATATGCGGAAAGCAGAAGAACGCTTCTTCGAAAATTTGCCTTCGCTAAAATGCCTCCCCACGGTAATCCTTTCGCTTTTGAATCGACAAGACTTTCGACTCAAGGATTAGATATCGAATTTAAAGAAAATTACGGCAAAGAATACATTGCTAAAACAGAGTATTCTATTATGACTCCCAATTTTTGGGAGAAAACCGGAAGCGGTAAATTCGGAAGAGACACGACGTATCTAAGTATCATCGATTCAAAAGGAAATTCGCTCTCATTAACTCCTAGCGATTTTCCTCAGTCTCCGATGATCGACGGTGATTTAACCTTAGGAATTCGAATGACTCAATTTCGTTTAGATCCGCTTCATCCTTCCTCTTTGATTCCCGGAAAAAGGCCTACGATCACTCCCAATGCCTCTATGGTATTCAAAAATGGAAAATTTTTAATGAGTTTAGGTACGCCCGGCGGCGATATGCAAACACAAGGCATTGTTCAGACTTTTTTAAATATAGTCGTTTTCGGGATGAACCCTCAAGAGGCAGTTAACGCGCCTCGTTTCCGATCTTTAAACTGGCCGGATTCATTTTCTCCGCATACCTATTCTCCCGGACGAATCGAGTTGGAAAAAGATATCTACGACAAGCAAGCCTCCGCTCTTAGATCGATAGGTTACGACGTCAAGGGCCGTGAAAAATGGGAGTATGATTTTGGAGCACCTTGTGTTTCCATGCGTGACCCGAATACCGGTAAACTTTTCGGAGGAGCGGACCCTAGAAAAGAATCTTGGGCAGAAGGGGAATGA
- a CDS encoding potassium channel family protein: MKRKRIAVIGLGDFGVELVKRLYEEGQEVTAVDQDHSKVEKIKEYCTYAVAIDSTDEAELSEHGIDEMDAVVLAIGDNFENLIVTADVLKKIKVENIYARYQSDLNKRVLQMLGITNLFNPEEEAAHSMAQQLIYRGVKGVTSLGDEYRILEIVLPKHMLGKTLSECKIREDWNLNLITVKRPKKNRKDSGSEEILGILQPHMILKENDILVLFGLNEDLEKLLHKR, from the coding sequence ATGAAAAGAAAAAGGATCGCGGTCATCGGATTGGGAGACTTCGGCGTCGAGTTAGTCAAACGGTTGTACGAAGAGGGACAGGAAGTAACCGCAGTCGATCAAGACCATTCCAAGGTGGAAAAAATTAAGGAGTATTGCACGTATGCAGTAGCGATCGATTCTACCGACGAGGCCGAGCTAAGTGAACACGGCATAGACGAGATGGATGCCGTAGTTTTGGCCATCGGAGATAATTTTGAAAACCTCATCGTTACTGCCGATGTTCTTAAAAAAATAAAAGTCGAAAATATTTACGCAAGATATCAATCCGATTTAAACAAGCGAGTCTTGCAAATGTTAGGCATAACGAACCTCTTTAACCCGGAAGAAGAGGCTGCACATTCGATGGCGCAGCAATTGATTTATCGAGGAGTCAAGGGAGTGACTTCACTCGGAGACGAATATCGTATCTTAGAGATCGTTTTACCGAAGCATATGCTCGGGAAAACCTTGTCCGAGTGTAAAATACGGGAAGATTGGAATCTTAACTTGATTACGGTAAAGCGTCCGAAAAAAAATCGAAAGGATTCCGGCTCCGAGGAAATTCTCGGAATTCTCCAACCGCATATGATTCTTAAAGAGAACGATATTCTGGTCCTATTCGGTCTAAATGAAGACCTAGAAAAGCTACTTCACAAGAGGTAG
- a CDS encoding caspase family protein, whose product MKNWYSRAVVAAVLLLLEGSTPIRPEIESDIVEETFIPKIARSSGVLSISVSSDGNTFVSGCEDKTARIWSLNNRNFLTLSENTSPVTSVSFSPLGDKILTKGDGDTATLWDSNGRKLLSTHSSEGWIQAVLFAPDGKSFYTASDDGKIYQWDLTGKLVYRYVFHTDAITSIDASKDGKFLVAGSDDGKVSIWQVKGKLLKEMEGHGASVSAVAISPDNSIFASGGLDNKAILWNMKGEKIREFLGHSSSLSSIAFSPNGKLIATASQDRTARIWNLSGEKVAELEGHTEDLTDIKFLHKGEILITSSTDGSHIFWNLKGRRLGNVILTERGKVVFTEDGRFEYDDSHSADSIEFEDKISGQVVNIDQFFDRLYTPNLYSELLSEVNGAKPQKNIAELYKESPAPSVLLTIATTPRPKEQKIDLEIKSCDTGGGVKELLLYHNGSLIDLEKIRGIKIQNEGKCTTQKISASLISGANTFQAVAKSQLGMAAYSKNLNIDSDKVSGPIPKPALHIVVIGIDQYKNTDLNLKYAVADAKAIRDSIREKAVDLFSATYVYEAFDKDASKSGIERVFALAAEKARPEDVAVIYIAGHGLSEERTYYFLPQENPGNNIQAIQSGLSQQELIKLVSRIDATKKFVMIDTCQSGGDWLVTMRGGSEDQAALGIFAKTAGVWVVAASLKKQYAWESIITGHGLLTTSILEAFEGKAGKAKTMSVGELIPYINRRVPEIAKEYFKKEQYPYTAQHGQDFPIATVK is encoded by the coding sequence ATGAAAAATTGGTATTCCAGGGCGGTAGTAGCGGCGGTTCTTTTATTATTGGAAGGATCGACTCCTATTCGCCCCGAAATCGAATCCGATATCGTTGAGGAAACTTTTATACCGAAAATCGCGCGTTCATCCGGAGTATTAAGTATTTCGGTTTCCTCAGACGGCAATACGTTCGTTTCAGGATGCGAGGACAAGACCGCTCGAATCTGGAGTCTTAATAATCGGAATTTCTTAACTCTTTCCGAAAACACAAGTCCCGTAACATCAGTCTCTTTTTCGCCTCTCGGAGATAAGATACTTACTAAAGGCGATGGAGATACGGCTACTCTTTGGGACAGTAACGGTCGAAAACTTTTATCTACGCATAGTAGCGAGGGTTGGATCCAAGCCGTATTATTTGCACCGGATGGGAAAAGTTTTTATACTGCATCGGACGATGGAAAGATTTATCAATGGGATCTGACCGGTAAATTAGTCTATCGTTACGTATTTCATACGGATGCGATCACTTCGATCGATGCTTCGAAAGATGGAAAGTTTCTCGTAGCCGGTTCCGACGATGGAAAGGTTTCGATTTGGCAGGTTAAGGGAAAGTTGTTAAAAGAAATGGAAGGCCATGGAGCTTCGGTTTCGGCTGTTGCGATCTCGCCTGATAATTCAATTTTTGCATCGGGCGGTCTCGATAACAAAGCGATACTTTGGAATATGAAAGGGGAGAAGATTCGGGAATTTTTAGGACATTCCTCTTCGCTTTCGAGCATCGCTTTTTCTCCTAATGGGAAATTAATTGCAACGGCGAGTCAGGATAGAACGGCAAGGATTTGGAATTTATCCGGCGAAAAAGTTGCCGAACTAGAAGGTCACACCGAGGATTTGACCGATATAAAATTCCTACATAAGGGGGAAATCTTAATTACCTCAAGTACGGACGGTTCTCATATATTCTGGAATTTAAAAGGAAGGCGCTTAGGAAACGTCATATTAACGGAACGGGGAAAGGTTGTTTTTACGGAAGACGGACGATTCGAATATGATGATTCTCATTCCGCCGACTCAATCGAATTCGAGGATAAAATATCCGGCCAAGTAGTGAATATCGATCAGTTTTTTGACAGGTTATATACGCCTAACCTTTATTCTGAACTATTAAGCGAAGTCAATGGCGCAAAACCTCAAAAAAATATCGCCGAGTTGTATAAGGAATCGCCGGCACCATCCGTCCTGCTAACGATCGCGACTACACCCAGGCCTAAAGAGCAGAAAATCGATTTGGAAATTAAGTCCTGCGATACCGGCGGCGGTGTAAAGGAACTGCTTCTATATCATAACGGTTCGCTAATCGATTTGGAAAAAATTCGGGGAATTAAAATTCAAAACGAAGGAAAGTGTACCACTCAGAAAATTTCCGCGTCTCTGATTTCCGGTGCAAATACGTTTCAAGCGGTGGCTAAGAGTCAACTCGGCATGGCCGCTTATTCTAAAAATTTAAATATCGATTCGGATAAAGTTTCAGGACCCATTCCGAAGCCGGCTTTACATATAGTCGTTATAGGAATCGATCAATACAAGAATACCGATCTCAACCTAAAATATGCCGTAGCGGATGCAAAAGCGATTCGTGATTCGATTCGAGAAAAGGCTGTGGATCTTTTTTCAGCAACGTACGTGTATGAAGCATTCGATAAAGACGCTAGCAAGAGCGGAATCGAGCGAGTATTCGCTTTAGCTGCCGAGAAAGCTCGACCCGAGGATGTGGCGGTGATCTATATCGCAGGTCACGGCCTTTCGGAGGAGCGCACGTATTATTTTTTGCCTCAGGAGAACCCGGGCAATAACATTCAAGCAATTCAATCCGGTCTTTCTCAACAGGAGTTAATTAAACTCGTTTCAAGAATAGATGCCACAAAGAAATTCGTAATGATCGATACTTGCCAATCCGGAGGCGATTGGCTCGTAACAATGCGAGGCGGATCGGAAGATCAGGCCGCCTTAGGAATATTCGCCAAAACTGCGGGCGTTTGGGTGGTGGCAGCATCTTTGAAGAAACAATACGCATGGGAATCCATTATAACCGGCCATGGACTATTAACGACGAGCATATTGGAAGCTTTCGAAGGAAAAGCAGGTAAAGCAAAGACCATGTCCGTAGGAGAATTAATACCTTACATTAACCGAAGGGTTCCCGAGATTGCTAAAGAGTATTTTAAAAAAGAACAATATCCTTATACGGCTCAACATGGACAAGACTTTCCAATAGCTACGGTAAAGTAA
- a CDS encoding TrkH family potassium uptake protein, whose amino-acid sequence MPSKEKWFSFWGELSLFFEKSIRPFLRILFALTGLLSLVLLILLYGFYYPKEWVHPLRLLTTFAVWYLVLYEILGFVFTLHPYKIYLSTHKLEAGVILLVVLQFYFEKEIESLFVAYKPKAEEAVLLFLSISQLTLLFSGLAHFLRRAKVSLGRVSPSLIMTSSFAFLILLGTASLSLPRAQAIETPLVDLFFTAVSAVCVTGLSTIDVSSQLTGTGQVILVSLIQLGGLGLMTLTVFFSLVLEGQVSVTEKLLVKDLFSQETIGKAGSILKQVAYLTFSIEAIGAFYIYCVFPKGGLIQNENLFFYSIFHAVSSFCNAGFSLFPKGLGQEFLKESYGMLSGIMALIVLGGLGFPTVSQLIRKAWFLRRLNPVRLTVGTKLILITTGFLLSFGWISYWLLERNLSLKGLLWYDQAFHSLFYSVSTRTAGFNTLDMTEMGSPMIFISLFLMWVGASPNSTGGGIKTSTFAVSVLQFHQYLVGKDRVDVFGRTLADSSLARASVAIILSLFVIFIGIFGMICFEKPMPFLDICYEVVSAYGTTGLSRGVTSEIGTIGKLILCAVMFVGRVGVLTFLLAFVPKRKPRRYWYPEEYVVVG is encoded by the coding sequence ATGCCTTCTAAGGAAAAATGGTTTTCCTTTTGGGGAGAGTTGTCCCTTTTTTTTGAAAAATCAATCAGACCTTTCCTAAGAATTTTATTCGCTTTAACAGGTTTGCTATCTTTAGTTCTTCTAATATTACTTTACGGGTTCTATTATCCGAAGGAGTGGGTGCATCCGCTTCGCTTATTAACGACTTTCGCCGTTTGGTATCTGGTTCTATACGAAATTTTAGGTTTTGTTTTTACGCTTCATCCCTACAAAATTTATCTCTCCACACATAAACTGGAGGCGGGCGTTATACTTCTTGTAGTTCTTCAGTTCTATTTCGAAAAAGAAATCGAATCTTTGTTCGTCGCCTATAAACCGAAAGCAGAGGAAGCGGTTCTGTTATTTTTGTCGATCAGTCAACTGACCTTACTCTTTAGCGGCCTCGCGCATTTCCTTAGAAGAGCAAAAGTATCTCTTGGAAGAGTTTCTCCTTCCTTAATTATGACGTCAAGTTTCGCATTTCTCATCCTTCTCGGGACCGCATCGTTATCCTTGCCTCGAGCTCAAGCGATTGAAACTCCTTTGGTCGATTTATTTTTTACCGCAGTCAGCGCCGTTTGCGTAACGGGCTTAAGTACGATCGATGTTAGCTCTCAATTGACCGGAACCGGTCAAGTAATTCTGGTTTCTCTCATCCAATTAGGCGGACTCGGTTTAATGACTTTGACGGTATTTTTTTCGCTCGTCCTGGAAGGTCAGGTTTCCGTAACGGAGAAACTTCTAGTCAAGGATTTGTTTAGCCAAGAGACGATCGGAAAAGCGGGCTCGATTCTGAAACAAGTCGCGTATCTTACTTTTTCGATCGAAGCCATCGGGGCATTCTATATCTATTGCGTTTTTCCCAAAGGCGGCTTAATACAGAACGAGAACTTATTTTTTTACAGCATTTTCCATGCCGTTAGTTCTTTTTGCAACGCGGGCTTTTCGCTTTTCCCGAAAGGGCTGGGGCAGGAGTTCCTAAAGGAATCATACGGGATGTTGTCGGGGATTATGGCTCTTATCGTTCTTGGAGGACTTGGGTTCCCGACAGTGAGTCAATTAATCAGGAAAGCATGGTTTTTAAGGAGATTAAATCCAGTTCGCTTAACAGTAGGAACAAAATTGATTCTAATAACTACGGGATTTCTTTTATCGTTCGGCTGGATCTCTTACTGGCTTTTAGAAAGAAATCTCAGCTTGAAGGGATTGCTCTGGTACGATCAGGCGTTTCATTCCTTATTTTATTCCGTCTCCACTCGGACCGCTGGATTTAATACGTTAGATATGACCGAGATGGGTTCTCCTATGATTTTTATCAGTTTGTTTTTAATGTGGGTTGGAGCCTCGCCGAACTCGACGGGCGGAGGAATTAAGACTTCGACTTTTGCCGTTTCCGTTTTACAATTCCATCAATACTTGGTAGGTAAAGATCGCGTGGACGTGTTCGGCAGGACGTTGGCGGACAGTTCGCTTGCGAGAGCATCGGTCGCGATTATTCTTTCCCTATTTGTGATTTTTATCGGAATCTTCGGAATGATCTGCTTTGAAAAGCCGATGCCTTTTTTAGATATTTGTTATGAGGTTGTGTCCGCTTACGGAACGACAGGATTGTCACGAGGAGTAACATCTGAAATAGGAACGATAGGAAAGTTAATATTATGCGCCGTTATGTTCGTGGGAAGGGTCGGGGTTTTAACATTTCTTTTGGCCTTTGTTCCGAAGAGAAAGCCTAGACGATACTGGTATCCAGAAGAATACGTTGTTGTAGGCTGA
- a CDS encoding amidohydrolase family protein, with protein sequence MQIMGTGIKTEFADLHNHLYGSIRPELLWEMGKKNPNPRWEIFLRPFEELYGKRIQPSTFFEDYGDPELFRRLYLFNHKGPFPEFQAKFNLIIALSKFDATEIRFIAKQITLAQYQEGVTFGEYRIMYAPNETDENVAAKTTAACEGFAEAESELSGLAQSRLVISLHRDGDFFREYEIIKGLMEKDSLIRKYVVALDFCYIEEGFPPKGKRDFFLQVNNDNKSEPSTALAILYHVGESFQDKSLISAVRWVLQSAEWGAHRLGHAIALGVNPDGYRGENFVETAAERRDTLEFLYERWEEISKFGELPNRNRIGAELDSIRHKERIEIPATETSLSETRAFQNYCMDKIFETDAVIESCPSSNEYIGMVREIGHHPLLRFVETGLKVTISTDDPGIFGTEIRKEYTKAEQMGLPKELLEKIRKNSFSYTSEILSGRQELSK encoded by the coding sequence ATGCAAATCATGGGAACCGGGATAAAAACGGAATTCGCCGACCTTCATAATCATCTCTATGGAAGTATACGCCCTGAATTATTATGGGAAATGGGGAAGAAAAATCCGAATCCTCGCTGGGAAATATTTCTTCGTCCGTTTGAGGAATTGTACGGAAAGAGAATTCAACCGTCGACCTTCTTCGAAGACTACGGGGATCCTGAATTGTTTCGAAGACTTTATCTTTTTAATCACAAAGGTCCTTTCCCGGAATTCCAAGCCAAGTTTAACCTCATCATCGCTCTCTCAAAATTCGATGCGACTGAAATCCGATTCATAGCAAAGCAAATCACCCTAGCTCAATACCAGGAAGGCGTCACATTCGGAGAATATCGGATTATGTATGCTCCGAATGAAACCGACGAGAATGTCGCCGCAAAGACGACGGCCGCATGCGAAGGATTTGCCGAAGCCGAATCGGAATTGAGCGGCCTCGCGCAATCTAGGTTGGTTATTTCCCTTCATCGAGACGGGGATTTTTTTCGTGAATATGAAATCATAAAAGGTCTTATGGAAAAGGATTCCTTGATTCGAAAATACGTAGTCGCTTTAGATTTTTGTTATATAGAAGAGGGATTTCCGCCTAAGGGTAAAAGGGATTTTTTCCTACAAGTCAATAATGATAATAAATCCGAACCTTCTACGGCTCTGGCCATTCTGTATCATGTGGGAGAATCGTTTCAGGATAAGAGTTTAATCTCCGCGGTTAGGTGGGTGCTTCAGTCCGCCGAATGGGGAGCTCATCGTTTAGGCCATGCGATCGCTTTGGGTGTGAATCCGGACGGTTATCGGGGAGAAAATTTTGTCGAAACGGCAGCCGAAAGAAGAGACACGCTGGAATTTTTATACGAAAGATGGGAAGAGATTTCAAAGTTCGGAGAACTTCCCAATAGAAATAGAATAGGCGCCGAATTGGATTCGATCCGACATAAGGAAAGGATAGAAATTCCGGCTACCGAAACGTCCTTGTCGGAAACGAGGGCTTTTCAAAACTATTGTATGGACAAGATTTTCGAAACCGACGCAGTGATCGAGTCTTGTCCTAGTTCTAACGAGTATATCGGAATGGTTCGAGAGATAGGTCATCATCCGCTTTTACGGTTTGTAGAAACCGGACTCAAAGTTACGATATCCACCGACGACCCTGGTATTTTCGGTACGGAGATTCGGAAAGAGTATACCAAGGCGGAGCAAATGGGTCTTCCTAAAGAATTGCTCGAAAAGATTCGCAAGAATTCTTTTTCGTATACGTCCGAGATTTTGTCCGGAAGACAAGAACTTTCTAAGTAA
- a CDS encoding prohibitin family protein, whose translation MKKRNWWGMFLIFSLMGCYATVPPGHVGLRFDPWNRTLEKKSLPPGNYPIGFFEQVIQYPVQLQSHTEKVEVITRDDLRIEVIATIIIKPIVEEVFELQTKIGRDFYNMVVQPEFRTCIRNVMTSYPMIQISKKTPDIEKEIKTEVTRRIQGKHVEVDDVVLSDINYSQKIFQAIEEKLTKEQQLEAMKFQIRITQKDNEMERMKAKREAEIRIIEAEAEAKSSVIKARATAEAQEMINSKLTTKYIQYKALENPNNKIIYYPLGKDSLPVIINPQLGGKPEPNRSE comes from the coding sequence ATGAAGAAAAGAAATTGGTGGGGTATGTTTTTAATCTTTTCGTTAATGGGCTGTTACGCGACCGTTCCACCGGGTCATGTCGGACTAAGATTCGATCCTTGGAATCGAACCTTAGAAAAAAAATCTCTTCCACCGGGAAATTATCCGATCGGATTTTTTGAACAAGTCATACAATACCCTGTTCAACTTCAGTCTCACACTGAAAAAGTGGAAGTAATTACTCGCGATGATTTGAGGATAGAAGTTATCGCCACGATCATTATTAAACCGATCGTCGAGGAAGTCTTTGAATTGCAGACGAAAATCGGTCGCGACTTTTATAATATGGTCGTGCAACCAGAATTCCGCACATGCATTCGGAACGTGATGACGAGTTATCCGATGATACAAATTTCCAAAAAGACTCCGGACATCGAGAAGGAGATCAAGACCGAAGTCACGAGGCGTATTCAAGGTAAGCATGTCGAAGTCGACGATGTAGTGTTAAGCGATATAAATTACAGCCAGAAAATCTTTCAAGCTATCGAAGAGAAGTTAACGAAAGAACAACAGTTGGAAGCGATGAAATTTCAAATCCGAATCACTCAGAAGGATAATGAAATGGAACGCATGAAAGCAAAGCGAGAGGCGGAAATTCGAATTATAGAAGCCGAAGCGGAAGCTAAGTCCAGCGTAATCAAAGCGAGAGCCACGGCAGAGGCGCAAGAGATGATTAACAGTAAATTGACGACGAAATATATTCAATATAAGGCGTTGGAAAATCCGAATAATAAAATAATCTATTATCCGCTTGGAAAGGATTCATTACCGGTAATCATAAATCCTCAGTTGGGCGGAAAACCGGAACCCAACCGATCGGAATAA